TTGGCGTGCGTGAGATTCGAATGCGTCAGGTCCGCGGAGCCGCCGACGAGGCCCGCAATCGTTCCGGCGATGCCATCGAGCACCTGTTGCGAAGCCTGCCGGGTCGCGAGCTTTGGACGGTCGGATGCGAAGCGTTCGCGCAGCTTCGCGGCCGCCAGCGCATAGGCAGCCGGCAGGGCAACCGCCTTGCCTTCGACGAACATGTCGCGCTGCTCGGGGGTCGCGCCTTCGTAGCGATCGAGCCAGGCAAGCCGATCCACCTGCCCGCGCTGTCCGATCATCCGCCACGCCTTCAGGATCGGCATCGGCACCACGAAGGGCTGATAATCCCAACCGAGCGTACGGCGCGCCGCCGCGGCCTGCTCGGTCCCCAGGGGCGCACCATGGGCTTTCTCCGTGCCCTGTCTATCGGGCGCGCCGTAGCCGATGATGGTTCGGCAGGCGATCAGCGACGGTTTTGCGGCCCCCCGCTCTTCCGCGATCGCCTGCGTGATCGCTTCGGGATCGTGTCCATCGATGCTGCGCACCGACCAGCCGGAAGCGGCGAAGCGCCCGAGCTGGTCGTCGGACGTTGCCAGTGAAGTCGGCCCGTCGATGGAGATCCCGTTGTCGTCGAACAGCACGATCAGACGACCGAGCTGCAGATGGCCTGCGAGCGAGATCGCTTCCTGGCTGAGGCCCTCCATCAGGCAGCCATCGCCCGCGATGACATAGGTGAAGTGGTCGACGAGGCTGTCGCCATGCCGCGCATTGGCCATCCGCTCCGCAAGGGCCATGCCGACGGCCGTGGCAATCCCCTGCCCGAGCGGACCGGTCGTGGTCTCCACGCCCGGCGTATGGCCGTATTCCGGATGCCCCGGCGTCTTCGAGCCCCATTGCCGGAAGGCCTTGATGTCGTCGAGGCTGACGTCGCCGCCGGTCAGATGCAGCAGCGCATAGAGCAGCATCGAGCCATGGCCCGCCGACAGCACGAACCGATCGCGGTCCGGCCAGTTCGGGTGCGCCGAGTCGAATTTCAGGAAACGCGAGAACAACACGGTCGCGACATCGGCCATCCCCATCGGCAGGCCGGGATGGCCCGACTGCGAGGTCTCGATGGCATCGACCGCGAGGAAGCGGACGGCGTTGGCGAGATCATTATGCGTGACCGCGTTGAGGTCGGCTTCGGCATGAACCGAGATGTTCATCGGATCCTCCCATTGATGTCGTTGTTGCAGATCATCACTTCATGCTCCGCTTGCGCTCGATGAGCTGCATGATCAGCGGCGTCAGGATCAGCTGCATCGCGAGATCG
The nucleotide sequence above comes from Bradyrhizobium sp. NDS-1. Encoded proteins:
- the tkt gene encoding transketolase → MNISVHAEADLNAVTHNDLANAVRFLAVDAIETSQSGHPGLPMGMADVATVLFSRFLKFDSAHPNWPDRDRFVLSAGHGSMLLYALLHLTGGDVSLDDIKAFRQWGSKTPGHPEYGHTPGVETTTGPLGQGIATAVGMALAERMANARHGDSLVDHFTYVIAGDGCLMEGLSQEAISLAGHLQLGRLIVLFDDNGISIDGPTSLATSDDQLGRFAASGWSVRSIDGHDPEAITQAIAEERGAAKPSLIACRTIIGYGAPDRQGTEKAHGAPLGTEQAAAARRTLGWDYQPFVVPMPILKAWRMIGQRGQVDRLAWLDRYEGATPEQRDMFVEGKAVALPAAYALAAAKLRERFASDRPKLATRQASQQVLDGIAGTIAGLVGGSADLTHSNLTHAKAQVPVARGAFSGDYIHYGIREHGMAAAMNGLALHGGFIPYGGTFLAFSDYSRPAIRLAALMRLRVIHVMTHDSIGLGEDGPTHQPVEHLASLRVIPNLLVFRPADAVETLEAWDCALNSEDRPSVLCLSRQALPTFRSDARGKNRVARGAYLVVSPDGGRDVTLIATGSEVSIALEAARLLAAEHIRAAVVSAPCLALFEEQPDDYRATVLGTAPRVGVEAAVPGDWARWIGAEGEFVGMRGFGASAPAPVLYREFGITQQSIAEAARRAIARKRQ